A window of the Vanessa cardui chromosome 25, ilVanCard2.1, whole genome shotgun sequence genome harbors these coding sequences:
- the LOC124540506 gene encoding U3 small nucleolar ribonucleoprotein protein MPP10 has protein sequence MANAKMQNMIDKFSTLTEKPVKYLTVQDDIKKDIKNLVKSLYDFTKSQEQDSKTKQSQALKKIIVNDFDEEQIWQQIEIQNSQCWDQLVWDVANSMSSKKDLTFPIQFPEDRAQPDEACSENLSDNENKQLEPHNVKKSKVKSKNKVNKQQLNTRTSVVDDQFFKLQDMEKFLVNEEKTEAKGKKSNDDDDEGSIDMFDEIESEASDNEGGKEMMYSDFFNDENGDENAESYDEESNEGDIDRSSKKKVRFAEPNSDESEIDDENTKTDEHKKPRFGQPDAEESESDDEDMVSQVNGEKHVEEKKSEFELRQQRLKERISKLEEKTLTEAPWQLKGEIDATKRPQNSLLEEVLDFDLTTRPPPTITEQTTVTLEGLIKQRVKDKAWDDVIRKEKPVDDQLLFKKPEVLDQSKSKLSLAQVYETEYLKQKQALSGEVEDEKEPESHTEIRTAMSKLFSKLDALCHYHYTPKAPQAEVKIISNTPAISMEEVAPIAVSDAALLAPEEVKKKRKGDLMSKEERTQTDKNRERRKKKKLQRKKGQVMKVTEHRNTKKGVESSEKSLKTSKAFFQQLNDEATSLIKSKTKKNVKK, from the coding sequence ATGGCGAACGCCAAAATGCAGAATATGATTGATAAATTCAGTACTCTCACTGAAAAACCAGTGAAATATTTAACGGTTCAAGACGATATTAAAAAGGACATTAAGAACTTGGTTAAATCGCTATACGACTTCACTAAATCCCAGGAGCAGGATAGCAAAACAAAACAGAGCCAAGCCTTAAAGAAGATCATCGTAAACGACTTCGACGAAGAGCAAATATGGCAACAAATAGAAATTCAAAATAGCCAGTGTTGGGATCAACTTGTATGGGACGTCGCCAATAGTATGTCTAGCAAAAAGGATTTAACGTTTCCAATTCAGTTTCCCGAAGACCGTGCCCAACCTGATGAAGCCTGTAGTGAGAATTTATCAGACAATGAAAATAAGCAGTTAGAACCTCACAATGTCAAAAAAAGCAAggttaaatctaaaaataaagtaaataaacagcAGCTAAATACAAGAACATCTGTAGTGGATGACCAGTTTTTCAAGTTACAAGATATGGAAAAGTTTTTAGTGAATGAAGAGAAAACTGAAGCGAAAGGTAAGAAGAgtaacgatgatgatgatgaaggaTCCATTGATATGTTTGATGAAATTGAAAGTGAGGCCTCGGACAATGAAGGTGGCAAGGAAATGATGtattcagatttttttaatgatgaaaATGGTGATGAAAATGCTGAGAGCTATGATGAAGAATCAAATGAAGGTGATATTGATAGATCAAGTAAAAAAAAGGTAAGATTTGCTGAACCAAATTCAGATGAAAGTGAAATAGATGATGAAAACACAAAAACTGATGAACATAAGAAACCCAGGTTTGGTCAGCCAGATGCTGAAGAAAGTGAATCAGATGATGAAGACATGGTTAGCCAAGTAAATGGAGAGAAACATGTAGaggaaaaaaaatcagaatTTGAGTTGAGACAACAAAGATTAAAGGAACGCATATCAAAACTGGAGGAGAAAACATTAACAGAAGCACCGTGGCAATTGAAAGGAGAAATTGATGCCACAAAGCGTCCTCAAAATTCTTTGCTGGAAGAAGTACTCGATTTTGATCTCACTACTCGGCCCCCACCAACAATTACAGAACAAACTACTGTAACTCTAGAAGGGCTTATTAAACAAAGAGTTAAAGATAAAGCATGGGATGATGTCATTAGAAAAGAAAAACCAGTTGATGATCAATTACTATTCAAAAAGCCTGAAGTTCTCGATCAATCTAAGAGCAAATTAAGTTTGGCCCAAGTATATGAGACAGAATATCTTAAACAAAAACAAGCGCTGTCAGGTGAAGTTGAAGATGAAAAAGAGCCTGAAAGTCACACTGAAATCCGTACTGCTATGTCTAAATTGTTTTCAAAGCTCGATGCATTGTGTCACTATCATTATACACCAAAAGCTCCGCAAGCTGAAGTTAAAATTATCAGCAATACTCCTGCTATTTCAATGGAAGAGGTTGCTCCTATTGCTGTAAGTGATGCTGCACTATTAGCTCCGGAAGAAGTTAAAAAGAAACGTAAAGGAGATCTAATGAGTAAAGAAGAACGAACACAAACGGATAAAAACAGAGAAAGAAGGAAAAAGAAGAAACTTCAACGGAAAAAGGGTCAAGTAATGAAAGTAACTGAACACAGAAACACTAAGAAGGGTGTGGAGTCAAGCGAAAAATCATTAAAGACGTCTAAAGCCTTCTTCCAACAGCTAAATGACGAAGCTActagtttaattaaatctaaaactaagaaaaatgttaaaaaataa
- the LOC124540510 gene encoding orphan steroid hormone receptor 2-like isoform X1 has translation MEAQDQMEMKYSAGNEVGGLELCIVCGDRASGRHYGAISCEGCKGFFKRSIRKKLGYQCRGSMNCEVTKHHRNRCQYCRLQKCLACGMRSDSVQHERKPIVDKSKGEAREAHERQAAYSKLLGLAGQAQTAQINPKEEPGDAFGAVSPAAPALNFALAAAVAFNKGNPVSPYLGAGTPADVEGARRQQLMLQTQLAKNLFKMGQFGAINEYLQSAYGAAAADAPLPPHAPHSAPHAPPDALFDGSEGGILSTAESLQLPLSAPAGGGALRLHAACEAAARLLAACARWLLALPHAAALPFEIQVTLLRKCWPELFVLGLARWSGALGLGALLPALASHLQAELRERAERPPPAHPAPHAPPAADLPAPEITISDYSDERISEVSAMLCRLHQFIGHMEQLQVSDREHAHLRALCLFSPDGAPDFLTRKLQDYQSKVLRSLRTTCQPNDERVATLLLQLPVLRTFTGTFIEDVFFVGFVGDVCIDDVIPYLLNAER, from the exons ATGGAGGCTCAAGACCAAATGGAAATGAAGTATAGTGCAGGCAATGAAGTCGGGGGTTTGGAGCTTTGTATTGTGTGTGGAGATAGGGCTTCTGGCAGACACTATGGTGCTATTAGCTGTGAAG GTTGCAAAGGATTCTTCAAACGTTCCATTAGGAAGAAGCTGGGCTACCAGTGCCGAGGCAGCATGAACTGTGAAGTAACTAAGCATCACCGTAACCGGTGTCAGTACTGCCGACTGCAGAAGTGTCTCGCTTGTGGTATGAGAAGCGATT CGGTTCAACACGAGAGGAAGCCGATCGTGGACAAATCAAAGGGCGAGGCGAGGGAGGCTCACGAGAGGCAGGCTGCCTACTCGAAGCTGTTAGGGCTGGCCGGACAAGCACAGACCGCTCAG ATAAACCCGAAGGAGGAGCCGGGCGACGCGTTCGGCGCCGTGTCGCCGGCCGCGCCCGCGCTCAACTTCGCGCTGGCCGCCGCCGTCGCCTTCAACAAGGGCAACCCGG TGTCGCCGTACCTCGGGGCTGGCACGCCGGCCGACGTGGAGGGAGCGAGACGGCAACAGCTCATGCTGCAGACTCAGCTCGCTAAGAATCTATTCAAGATGGGACAATTtg GCGCCATAAACGAGTACCTGCAGTCGGCGTACGGCGCCGCCGCCGCTGACGCGCCGCTGccgccgcacgcgccgcacAGCGCGCCCCACGCGCCGCCCGACGCGCTTTTCGACG GCTCGGAGGGCGGCATCCTGAGCACGGCGGAGAGTCTGCAGCTGCCGCTGAGCGCgccggcgggcggcggcgcgctgCGCCTGCACGCCGCCTGCGAGGCCGCCGCGCGCCTGCTCGCCGCCTGCGCGCGCTGGCTGCTCGCGCTGCCGCACGCCGCCGCGCTGCC GTTCGAGATCCAGGTGACGCTGCTGCGCAAGTGCTGGCCGGAGCTGTTCGTGCTGGGGCTGGCGCGCTGGTCGGGCGCGTTAGGGCTCGGCGCGCTGCTGCCGGCGCTGGCGTCGCACCTGCAGGCCGAGCTGCGCGAGCGCGCCGAGCGACCGCCGCCCGCGCACCCCGCGCCCCACGCGCCCCCCGCCGCCGACCTGCCCGCGCCAGAG ATAACTATTTCCGACTACTCCGACGAGCGTATCAGCGAAGTGTCCGCCATGCTGTGTCGCTTGCACCAGTTCATAGGCCACATGGAGCAGTTACAAGTCTCGGACCGGGAGCATGCTCATCTCCGGGCTCTGTGCCTCTTTTCACCTG ATGGCGCACCGGACTTCTTAACGCGTAAATTACAAGACTACCAATCAAAAGTGCTCCGTTCTCTGCGTACCACCTGCCAGCCAAATGACGAGAGAGTGGCAACACTGTTGCTGCAATTACCCGTTCTACGTACTTTCACGGGAACGTTCATTGAGGATGTGTTCTTTGTTGGTTTTGTCGGTGACGTATGTATCGATGATGTCATACCTTACTTACTTAATGCTGAACGTTGA
- the LOC124540510 gene encoding orphan steroid hormone receptor 2-like isoform X2: MEAQDQMEMKYSAGNEVGGLELCIVCGDRASGRHYGAISCEGCKGFFKRSIRKKLGYQCRGSMNCEVTKHHRNRCQYCRLQKCLACGMRSDFQHERKPIVDKSKGEAREAHERQAAYSKLLGLAGQAQTAQINPKEEPGDAFGAVSPAAPALNFALAAAVAFNKGNPVSPYLGAGTPADVEGARRQQLMLQTQLAKNLFKMGQFGAINEYLQSAYGAAAADAPLPPHAPHSAPHAPPDALFDGSEGGILSTAESLQLPLSAPAGGGALRLHAACEAAARLLAACARWLLALPHAAALPFEIQVTLLRKCWPELFVLGLARWSGALGLGALLPALASHLQAELRERAERPPPAHPAPHAPPAADLPAPEITISDYSDERISEVSAMLCRLHQFIGHMEQLQVSDREHAHLRALCLFSPDGAPDFLTRKLQDYQSKVLRSLRTTCQPNDERVATLLLQLPVLRTFTGTFIEDVFFVGFVGDVCIDDVIPYLLNAER; this comes from the exons ATGGAGGCTCAAGACCAAATGGAAATGAAGTATAGTGCAGGCAATGAAGTCGGGGGTTTGGAGCTTTGTATTGTGTGTGGAGATAGGGCTTCTGGCAGACACTATGGTGCTATTAGCTGTGAAG GTTGCAAAGGATTCTTCAAACGTTCCATTAGGAAGAAGCTGGGCTACCAGTGCCGAGGCAGCATGAACTGTGAAGTAACTAAGCATCACCGTAACCGGTGTCAGTACTGCCGACTGCAGAAGTGTCTCGCTTGTGGTATGAGAAGCGATT TTCAACACGAGAGGAAGCCGATCGTGGACAAATCAAAGGGCGAGGCGAGGGAGGCTCACGAGAGGCAGGCTGCCTACTCGAAGCTGTTAGGGCTGGCCGGACAAGCACAGACCGCTCAG ATAAACCCGAAGGAGGAGCCGGGCGACGCGTTCGGCGCCGTGTCGCCGGCCGCGCCCGCGCTCAACTTCGCGCTGGCCGCCGCCGTCGCCTTCAACAAGGGCAACCCGG TGTCGCCGTACCTCGGGGCTGGCACGCCGGCCGACGTGGAGGGAGCGAGACGGCAACAGCTCATGCTGCAGACTCAGCTCGCTAAGAATCTATTCAAGATGGGACAATTtg GCGCCATAAACGAGTACCTGCAGTCGGCGTACGGCGCCGCCGCCGCTGACGCGCCGCTGccgccgcacgcgccgcacAGCGCGCCCCACGCGCCGCCCGACGCGCTTTTCGACG GCTCGGAGGGCGGCATCCTGAGCACGGCGGAGAGTCTGCAGCTGCCGCTGAGCGCgccggcgggcggcggcgcgctgCGCCTGCACGCCGCCTGCGAGGCCGCCGCGCGCCTGCTCGCCGCCTGCGCGCGCTGGCTGCTCGCGCTGCCGCACGCCGCCGCGCTGCC GTTCGAGATCCAGGTGACGCTGCTGCGCAAGTGCTGGCCGGAGCTGTTCGTGCTGGGGCTGGCGCGCTGGTCGGGCGCGTTAGGGCTCGGCGCGCTGCTGCCGGCGCTGGCGTCGCACCTGCAGGCCGAGCTGCGCGAGCGCGCCGAGCGACCGCCGCCCGCGCACCCCGCGCCCCACGCGCCCCCCGCCGCCGACCTGCCCGCGCCAGAG ATAACTATTTCCGACTACTCCGACGAGCGTATCAGCGAAGTGTCCGCCATGCTGTGTCGCTTGCACCAGTTCATAGGCCACATGGAGCAGTTACAAGTCTCGGACCGGGAGCATGCTCATCTCCGGGCTCTGTGCCTCTTTTCACCTG ATGGCGCACCGGACTTCTTAACGCGTAAATTACAAGACTACCAATCAAAAGTGCTCCGTTCTCTGCGTACCACCTGCCAGCCAAATGACGAGAGAGTGGCAACACTGTTGCTGCAATTACCCGTTCTACGTACTTTCACGGGAACGTTCATTGAGGATGTGTTCTTTGTTGGTTTTGTCGGTGACGTATGTATCGATGATGTCATACCTTACTTACTTAATGCTGAACGTTGA